In Isosphaera pallida ATCC 43644, the sequence GGCTCGGGTCTCTACTTGGCCGGTCCCGCCCTGGTCAAAGCGGCGATCGGTCAGGAGGTCTCCAGCGAGGATCTTGGCGGTGCCAAGATGCACGCGGCCGTCAGCGGCACGGTTGACTACCGCGAGCCGGACGACCCCGCCGCGTTGGAACGGCTCCGCAAGCTGGTCGCCCTATTGCCCCCCGACCCCGAGCCGGTCCAACGTCGTTCCGCAGTGCCACCACCCCGTCGTCCCATCGAGGAGTTGGAAACCATCATCAAGACCGGATTCGCCCAGCAGTACGACATCCGCGACGCGCTGGAATGCCTCGTCGATGGCGACGGCTTCGAGGAATTCCGCCCCGAATACGGCCGCACTTTGGTCTGCGGCTTCGCTTACTTGGGCGGGATGCCCCTGGGGATTGTCGCCAGCCAACGTCTGCGGATCAAACCCGAGGGCGGCGGCCCCCTCCAGTTCGGCGGCGTGATTTACGCCGACAGCGCCGAGAAGGCCGCGCGGTTCGTCATGGAGGCGAATCAGTCGCGGGTTCCTCTGCTGTTCCTCCAAGACGTCAATGGGTTCGAGGTAGGCCGCGAGGCTGAACGCGGTGGGATCATCCGCAGCGGGGCCAAGCTGGTCAACGCCGTCAGCAACGCCCAGGTACCTAAGCTGACGGTGATCCTCAACGCCTCCTTCGGCGCAGGTCACTACGCGCTTTGCGGTCGGGCGTTCGATCCGCGGTTCCTGTTCGCATTGCCCCAGGCGCGTTACGCGGTCATGGGGGCGGCCCAGGCGTCCCAGACGATGCTCGACGTCAACGTGGCGGCGCTCAAGCGAACCGGCAAGGAGGTCTCCGAAGCTGACCTCGAAACCATGAGGCGGGATCTCGCCGCCAAGTACGACCGCGAGACCGACATCCGCTACGCCGCAGCGCGACTCTGGATCGACGCTA encodes:
- a CDS encoding acyl-CoA carboxylase subunit beta encodes the protein MSSASASAESSPPTPSAAASTNPIRAAAEAIAAQEAQIKLGGGLKAIERQHEKNRLTARERIQRLTDPGSRFLELGLWAGYGLYDEVGGAVSAGVVVGVGTVSARRVVIVANDATVKAGAFFPMTCKKVLRAQRVAYDNRLPMIYLVDSAGVFLPMQDEVFPDEDDFGRIFRNNAVLSAKGIPQFAAILGNCVAGGAYLPVLCDTLVMTDGSGLYLAGPALVKAAIGQEVSSEDLGGAKMHAAVSGTVDYREPDDPAALERLRKLVALLPPDPEPVQRRSAVPPPRRPIEELETIIKTGFAQQYDIRDALECLVDGDGFEEFRPEYGRTLVCGFAYLGGMPLGIVASQRLRIKPEGGGPLQFGGVIYADSAEKAARFVMEANQSRVPLLFLQDVNGFEVGREAERGGIIRSGAKLVNAVSNAQVPKLTVILNASFGAGHYALCGRAFDPRFLFALPQARYAVMGAAQASQTMLDVNVAALKRTGKEVSEADLETMRRDLAAKYDRETDIRYAAARLWIDAILDPRDLRETLILALDVATRHRVPVEPAWGVFQV